Proteins encoded within one genomic window of Thermoleophilaceae bacterium:
- a CDS encoding thiolase family protein, with protein sequence MTNGGRDAVIVAAVRTPVGRGHREKGYYRDVHPADLLGRCFTEVVERAGMDPAEVDNVIAGCVYQTAEQSAGITRNAWLQKGLPETAGATTVDIRCGSGQQAVNLAALRISAGMDDVVVAGGVEHMGRVGFGVNDAAQQEWGNPFTEELLERYELVPQGVGAEMIADRWEISRAEMDAFALRSHQLAHQATAAGRFEREILPTAVNGGDAHVTDQGIRENTTLDALAQLKPAFKEDGKVTAGNSSQISDGAAALLLMSREKAVALGLEPRAKVGDQVVLGVDPVTMLTGPIPATEKILRRNGLAIGDLDIIEINEAFASVVLAWGREHDPDMDRVNPRGGAIALGHPLGSTGARLITTLLHELEDEDKELGLVTMCCGGGLGTATLVQRV encoded by the coding sequence ATGACCAACGGCGGGCGGGATGCGGTGATCGTGGCGGCGGTGCGCACGCCGGTCGGCCGCGGCCATCGTGAGAAGGGCTACTACCGGGACGTCCATCCCGCTGACCTGCTCGGGCGCTGCTTCACCGAAGTCGTCGAGCGGGCCGGAATGGACCCCGCCGAGGTGGACAATGTGATCGCGGGCTGCGTCTACCAGACGGCGGAGCAGTCCGCCGGCATCACCCGCAACGCGTGGCTGCAGAAGGGGCTGCCCGAGACCGCGGGCGCCACGACCGTGGACATCCGCTGCGGCTCGGGCCAGCAGGCGGTCAACCTCGCGGCCCTGCGCATCTCCGCCGGCATGGATGACGTCGTCGTGGCCGGCGGCGTGGAGCATATGGGGCGGGTGGGCTTCGGCGTGAACGACGCGGCGCAGCAGGAATGGGGCAACCCGTTCACCGAGGAGCTGCTCGAACGCTACGAGCTCGTGCCCCAAGGCGTCGGCGCGGAGATGATCGCGGACCGCTGGGAGATCAGCCGCGCGGAGATGGACGCGTTCGCGCTCCGCTCGCACCAGCTCGCCCACCAGGCCACCGCCGCAGGCAGGTTCGAGCGAGAGATCCTGCCGACGGCGGTCAACGGCGGCGACGCCCACGTCACCGACCAGGGCATCCGCGAGAACACGACGCTCGACGCGCTCGCCCAGCTCAAGCCGGCCTTCAAGGAGGACGGCAAGGTCACCGCGGGCAACTCGTCGCAGATCTCGGACGGCGCGGCAGCGCTCCTGTTGATGAGCCGCGAGAAGGCGGTCGCGCTGGGGCTCGAGCCGCGCGCGAAGGTGGGGGACCAGGTCGTGCTCGGTGTCGATCCGGTCACCATGCTTACCGGGCCGATTCCGGCGACCGAGAAGATCCTGCGTCGCAACGGCCTCGCGATTGGCGATCTGGACATCATCGAGATCAACGAGGCGTTTGCGTCCGTCGTGCTCGCGTGGGGGCGCGAGCACGACCCCGATATGGATCGGGTCAACCCGCGCGGGGGCGCAATCGCCCTCGGGCACCCGCTGGGATCGACGGGCGCGCGCCTCATCACGACGCTGCTGCACGAGCTCGAGGACGAGGACAAGGAGCTCGGCCTGGTGACGATGTGCTGCGGCGGCGGACTCGGCACCGCGACGCTGGTCCAGCGGGTCTGA
- a CDS encoding FAD-dependent oxidoreductase, translating into MQRCAGPVHVAIVGSGPAGAYAAQQLLKVRDTDVRVDVYDRLPTPWGLVRAGVAPDHPKIKSVTRVFEKTAVSSGFRFAGNVDVGRDVAHYELAGHYHAVVYAIGSAADRRLGIPGEDLPGSYAAADFVAWYNGHPDHHGAHFDLSARRAVVIGNGNVALDIARMLVLGPRELASTDIADDALAALGESSVEEVLVLGRRGPAQAAFTNPELRELADLDQTDVIVDVDDEPLAEDGGDRNLATLAEFARREPAGRPKRIVLRFLASPVEILGSGRVEAVQVAGNELVPGDAGSVVARPTGRTELVEAELVFRSVGYRGVAVPGLPFDEGRATIPHEGGRVTDPVTGAPIPGVYAAGWIKRGPSGVIGTNKRCAQETVDTLLEDLRAGRLPPPAAPSAELLERLRSGGIEIVDRPGWVAIDERETSAGERAGRPRVKIVERARLLEAATAAGAAATSEERGAQT; encoded by the coding sequence ATGCAGCGCTGCGCGGGACCGGTCCACGTCGCGATTGTCGGGTCGGGCCCGGCCGGCGCCTACGCCGCGCAGCAGTTGCTCAAGGTGCGCGACACGGACGTCCGGGTGGACGTCTACGACCGCCTGCCCACCCCGTGGGGCCTCGTCCGCGCCGGGGTGGCGCCCGACCATCCCAAGATCAAGTCGGTCACGCGGGTCTTCGAGAAGACCGCGGTGTCGTCCGGCTTTCGCTTCGCTGGCAACGTCGACGTGGGGCGGGACGTCGCCCACTACGAGCTGGCCGGGCACTACCACGCCGTGGTCTACGCCATCGGGTCGGCCGCCGACCGGCGCCTGGGCATCCCCGGCGAGGACCTTCCCGGGAGCTACGCGGCCGCGGATTTCGTGGCCTGGTACAACGGCCACCCCGACCACCACGGCGCCCATTTCGATCTCTCGGCACGCCGGGCGGTGGTGATCGGCAACGGCAACGTTGCGCTCGACATCGCCCGCATGCTCGTGCTCGGTCCGCGCGAGCTCGCCTCCACCGACATCGCCGACGACGCGCTCGCGGCGCTCGGCGAGAGCTCGGTCGAGGAGGTGCTCGTGCTGGGGCGGCGCGGTCCCGCCCAGGCCGCATTCACGAACCCGGAGCTGCGCGAGCTCGCTGATCTCGACCAGACCGACGTGATCGTCGACGTCGACGACGAGCCCCTCGCCGAGGACGGCGGCGACCGCAACCTCGCGACGCTGGCCGAGTTCGCACGCCGGGAGCCGGCCGGGCGACCCAAGCGGATCGTGCTGCGCTTCCTCGCCTCGCCGGTTGAGATCCTGGGCTCCGGCCGCGTCGAGGCCGTCCAGGTCGCCGGCAACGAACTGGTCCCCGGCGATGCGGGCTCCGTTGTGGCGCGCCCGACCGGGCGCACGGAGCTGGTGGAGGCAGAACTCGTCTTCCGCTCCGTGGGCTACCGCGGTGTGGCGGTGCCCGGCCTTCCGTTTGACGAGGGCCGCGCGACTATCCCTCACGAGGGCGGGCGGGTGACCGACCCCGTGACCGGCGCGCCGATCCCCGGTGTCTACGCCGCGGGCTGGATCAAGCGCGGGCCGTCCGGCGTGATCGGCACGAACAAACGCTGCGCGCAGGAGACCGTCGACACGCTGCTGGAGGATCTCCGAGCGGGACGGCTGCCGCCGCCGGCCGCGCCGTCCGCCGAGCTCTTGGAGCGGCTGCGTTCAGGCGGCATCGAGATCGTCGACCGTCCGGGCTGGGTCGCGATCGACGAGCGGGAGACGAGCGCCGGGGAGCGTGCCGGGCGCCCGCGGGTCAAGATTGTTGAGCGTGCCCGGCTGCTTGAGGCCGCCACTGCGGCGGGCGCTGCGGCCACATCCGAAGAGAGAGGAGCGCAGACATGA